TTCCATTAATCAGCCATCTTGTTCTGTTTGCTGCAGCCgttctacatttaaaaataatatttttaacataacaacagtctacaatttgtacaaatatgGTAATATTTGCTTACTGGACAAATTTTGACCATAAAATCTATTTTTCCCCACAAGAACAATAATAACTCAGGATTTTGGTCTAAAAAAGAATTTGGAATCAGCCTTAAttatagaaatgttttaaatacattctTGCGGTGAATCCTGGGTGTTCACTTTATatacataattaatattaataataaaaccatCACTACAAATAACAGTGCTAATAGTAATAGGTgcagtattattattatcattattatgtttttatttatatcgtGGCTGTTTGTTTGGGCTTCATCTTACTAAGTTCTTTCCCAGAATTCACCTGGGTCGTGGTTGTTTGATCGCATATGTCCACGCCCACACCTGACATAAATACGTATTTTTCTCCATTTACCGGTTTCTTTTATGATCACATGACAATCAGCTTCAGTGCAAAATTTtaagtgtatttattttgtgtttgccaAACATTTTCACTCATGAAGATTTGATTGCTGCTGTACTCGTCTTTGCCAAGTGTCCTAATGTATAAACGTGGCTCTATTATTTTCTCGCTAGCATTATTTACGAATGCTCTTTGATGTGCTGGTAGCATATTAAAGCATTTTTGTCAAACTGTAGCATCAGCAATGCAGGCATTTGGGTCCGTTCTCCTAAATATACTTTAATACATATGCAGTAAATAGACTTAGTGAAATGTATACAATTCTGTATGATACTGAAGCCCCCTGTCATTGCTTTCTTTAATCGCTTTATTTAAAACTCATTCTGTTGCCAAGTTTTTCTATTTGTtaagtttcgttttttttttttgtgtatcCATTTCCTACATTGTTTCTCGTGTTTACATACACGTATttattgtgatgtacagtacatattgTTGCTCTTACCATGTTGTTGTAAACGATTATATCATCCCTTTTGGTGATGGTGTTGTATTATGGAACTCTTACTGAGAGAATGTTTGTTATTCTTAGTATATAATAATCCCATTGTTATGTGTCTCTAGAGAGATTGCGTAGAGAACGGGGAAAGCCAAATGATAGtctttcttgtgtttttattttatttggctTTTTTTTCGTTTTAGAAGAAAGTGGTTCTGTGGCCTGAGGGTTGTGCCTTACAGATAGATCTTTAGTTTTTAACCTCTTGCTGCACTAAAGTAACTGCTGGTTGGAAATTGACTTTGATGTTGCTTGTGCTTCTCCTGTGTATTTGGGATAAATGCTCCCAGAAAACAAAACGAAACATGTTTTGTAGACAAAAGTGTCAGACCTCATTGGACAGGGTAAAGCAGTGTATAAGAACCTCCATCGTGTTAACGTCTATGCTGTGTTCATTTGACTGAAACAGGCATTTTAGATTATCTAGAACATTTGTGTTTCTTGCAATATGAAAGAAAGAACAACACATTTGTGTCCGGGGAATAACAGGGCATTTTGATGTCTAGATTAAAAGAGGGTTAGAGACATCTTCACCAAAACTTAAATCTTCAAGTTTGGACTCGTTgacacatatactgtagattctTAATTGCCCGAAATGGATGAAATCAGTGTGTACGTTTTTGTTATCTTTTTAAATCACGAGAGAAATACACAAAGtgaatttggaaaaaaaaaagaaatttaggGATAACtatttttctgttgtgtgacttGAATGACAAATTGTCTGGAGGTTTCACAAGACCGCTTAGTTGTTTATCAGGCTCATTGTTTATTGCAGTCTATTGGATAGAACTGTAGAAATAAAAATTTACGTACGAAAAGtagtaaaatcaaataaaaatgtttttatatgcaCCAAAATAAAAGCATGGGTTGACTCTATGATGACTCTTGTTTAATTTGAAAATGACCTTTGAGTTCAAGTCTATTGAGTTGAAGAAGAAAAATGATTATGTAAAAAGAATGAATCGGGACTTCAGGACCATGTCAAGGCCACGTTTATTTTGTCTGTACTTTTAAGCTTTCTTCATCTTTTTCTGTACATACAGTTGCACTGAAACATATCCAAACTCATCCGTAAAATGTCAGTACCCTCTCAATACATTACACATacgttaaacacacacatagaaTTTATAAATATGTAGATGTTTATAATTCCCCTGAGAGACATGGGAATGATTGTGGATCCTAAAATTCGACGAATTTCTGCCTCGTACAAGATATTGCGGTATAATATGAATACACAGCAAGCCCTGAAACTACACCGTATATTGGTATAATGGAATAAAGGACGAGATTTGACGCTTGTTTTTGGCACAATCTTGCTAGTTTGCTATGTCAGTTGTCTTAAAAGGGATAGtcaacccaaaaatgacaattctttcattgtttattcaccttcatgtcattccaaacctgtatgatgttcttctacagaacacaaaagaagatatttagaataaCGTTAGTTACCCaagaacatttctcaaaatatattcatttgttttccacagaagaaagagtcaaatacaggttcTGAATGACACGATGGGTGAATAAAtcacaaatttttatttttgggagaactatcccgcCAAAAAAAGAGTTTAAGCCAGGTCAAAGATTTGAGGTTCAATAACTTATTTTTGCCTCAGAATACAGAAGCTTGTCAACAGCACTCGAGCCACGAAAAGCAAACAACCCGGACAGTAAACACTAGCAGCCACAGTCAGACTGCTGAGGAGGCATTGGGTTGTCGGTCAGTCTGGTAGTTGGCGCTCCCGTGGCAACGGAGGGGTCGGCCTCAAGTGTGTCGGACATCTTGTCACAAATGATGTCCACCAAGCGTTCAAATGTCTGCTTGACGTTGATATTGTCCTTTGCACTTGTCTCGAAAAAATCAAAACCTTTTGGGAAAAAGAGACTTACGGTAAGCATctgaaatatacaaatatatgtgTATTTAATCTTGAGTTTTCACTCACCTAGTTGTTCTGCTAATAATCTTCCGTTGTCCACAGACACGATCCTCTCCTCCTCCATATCACATTTGTTTCCTGCAAGGATCACCTGTGCATTGTCCCAAGAGTACGTCTTAATCTGGGTCGCCCTGACACAAGACAGAAGAGAGCTGACATGCTTGTGAACAGTCAAAATGCAACTGATACATCTCCCGGTACAACATTTGCCAGACTCGTACAGAATTCTGACAGTTTTATTCTGGGAATATGTCATCATGCCATGCTGAAGCAAAGAGATCTAGTCCATTCTTTGCTTCTCTGAAAGAAAACCATTATTGggtcatttgtatttttatttagaacTTTAAATGAcccatattttcatattttgtgttgCCTGTCTTGTGTACGTGTAACCTATTATTCTGTCCAATATGGGATTTGATCaagaaaataacaacaaacTGGTTACCATGTTAGTTTTGGTAACAATTTACAATAAGGTTTCATTTATTAGCTGACGCATTAGCTAATTCAACATAATTTTCTTATCTTTGttgatatttatacatatacaattgttgttttttgttttctcagtTCATTGCGCATTTACTAAAGTCTTTGctcttataaaaatgtttttccatCTTACATTGTAAAAATTTTAAACTTAACTTAAAAAAGTTCAATCGAACTGACTTTTCAGGACACTTGAACTGAATTATAAAATGAATTTGAAATTGGTTAAACTAGATTTTTAAATCGGTTTGATATCAGAAAAGCCGATTTCATTTAACTTCAAAATTTAAAGCAGCTATTGAACTGaagtttttaagtttaaatagaTGAATTTGCAGTATGGAGTTAACAAAATCTAGTTTAAAGGTTTAAAGGTTTTTGTTTAGTGTAATATGTCCTAGttttacattgcattttatatgataaaaacataaaaaatatattaattattttttcttgtgatttaataaatcttttcctaaagaaaaaattaaatgtgaaaGTACTATCTCCCATAAATGAGTGacattatttagattttttttaaatgtgaaattgatCAATATAATTTGAACACAGTACATATAAATGTAATTCTTCTGACATTAAAGTTTCAGATTTGTTTGATTTCTCTTCTTCTTAGTCTAAAAAGAATTCCTTTTCTAGATTGACTTTAAACCAAGGATATTTAGCCCATAATTTACCCCAGCATTTTCTATAGTGAAGACAGCAGGATTAATACATCAATGTTTCTATCACGCAGGTGAAAACAGGGGGCCACTCAATATGGTGAACCTGCTCCTTTTGAAAGCTAAGAGCTCTGTCTGTCATTTTAAAGATCTCACTGTCATCTTACCAGTCCTGCACTGCAGCGAAAGACTCTTCATTAGTGATGTCATACATGAGGATGAAGCCCATGGCTCCTCTGTAGTAAGCTGTGGTGATAGTCCTGTACCTTTCCTGTCCCGCTGTGTCCTACATAAAAAAACAGGATGTGTTTTAATCCACAAGGATGTGCGTTCAATTACTGCAAAAAGGGTACaatgcataaaaacacaaactaatgTTTTTTCTCTTCAACAGAGGAGAGAAGAAAACTGCACCTGTCGAGATAGCTCACAGGGGGTTTAAAGCTACAGAGAATCTGGTGGAAAAAGTGACTGAGTTGCTTTAGTCTGGAACAGATGCAGTCGATACAGCAAACGTGTGAAATGAAAGAGTGCGCAAGAGTCAAGACGGAGACTGAGAAATGATGTCGAGACTGGGGTTCATCACCTCTAAAAGTAGCACCGCTTTGGCTGAAAGACCAAAATAGCACATCGTGCCTCAATCTGGAGAGCAGATCGGTCCTGCTGATGGCAAGTTAAAAGGTCTATAAGGTGATAATGGCTTATGTTCTCTTTCCATAAGCCAGTGTTAATCATCACCTCATGTTATGTTTACATTGCACCGTGTCTGATTATCCACCCCTTCAGTGCTTTACCAACCATGAATCATTGACGCTCAGCTGAAAAAGCAGCCTGTCATTTTGTTATGTAGACAACATATTACCCAGATCTGTAGCTTGATCTGTTTGTCGTTCTTGTAGGCGGTTTTGACCTTGAAGTCGATGCCCACAGTGCTGACGAAGGCAGAGGTGAAGGTATCGTCAGCGTAGCGGAAGAGGAAAGATGTTTTTCCGACACTGCTGTTTCCAATTATCAACAACTTGAACATGTAATCAAAGTTTTGATCAGCGTTTTCCTTTTGTTTATTGTCTTGTGTTGCCATCTAGGAGAACATAAAGAAGTACAATAAATTGCAGGATACACAATAATAGTAGATAAACTCCAGCAAAAATGAATTAAGCCTGTTGGGTAAAGTTGTCTTCTTTTTAAGTGTAACCTACTGCTCTGTCCAATACGTGTGTCGTCTTtgattatttcatttatttgcattattatttgtgtGGTCTCAGCTATGATAAAGACACGTCCATTTCACGCATTCGTGTTTCTTTTGCGTCgtagtgtgtttgtttggttatcgatttcaaataacaacaacagtTTTCAGAAATCAGTTAAGGCAcctttaatacaaatacaattttttttgttcatcTTTATGCATTAATTCATGTTGCAGAAAAagcattgaaaaaaaaaacatggctgAAATGTCTGCTGTTTTTAATACTTGCACTTTTATCACTTTTTGTACACTTGCATGTAAAATAAAAGGATATATCAATTTGTCTGTTTCCAGTGTGCGGACTATTCTTACTTTGTTGATGTTAACAGATACAgttattgatttaaaaatgaattatgaaatgttgaaatgaacaCGTATGCTCTATAAGTGTTATTTTTGTGAGATCGATAGGCCTAGTATAACAAGCGAATCCTTGTGAATGGTTATCGAGTCAGTGTAATTAtagccacatactgtatataatatactCTCATATTTAATGAAAGATTTCGTTAAAGTATTTTACAAATGATACAATTATGCATTATAGCCTACAATGTTCCAGCAGAGTTCAACTCAGCACCGGGAGCTGTCCATGGCTGCGCCTCGAAACGTACTGTAGTTACGATCCTGCTGACAGTGTCGTACAGCAACGCGCATATCATACGGACAATGTTGTCTAAGTAgtcagctcactaggttttgagaCGAAGCCCATGTCTCTTTCCTGTCTGAGGATTTTAAAGGGCCGGTGTATTTCAAAAAGAGGAAAATGAAATGCTTACTGAAGTGTTTAGAAACCTATAATAAACATCCATTATTAAAACACGTCATTGTACAATAGACAGGGAGACACGTATTTTAAATGGAAAGATTACCATTGGTAAGACTTCAAAACAAGCAATTCTTACATGTAAATAATGGTGAATTAGCAGCTTTTGATCAGACTGCTTTTCTATGTTGCGTTCATTATTCAGCAAGGCTAATCCTGATCTTAAACTACATCGATTTTTGCGTTATGGCTAAATAAGCTTTTTGCGAGGCACCCATTTCGATCATTAAAAAGGTGTATTTAACGCGTAAATCTCTCTTACCTTCCCGTATAAATCCATTGTTTCAGACAAGCAATACAACCGATGCGATAAACGGAGTCTGGGTTTGATAAAGTCCTAATAAATGATAGTTTTTTTCCGCTTTGGAGAGGTGGAGTCGGCTGTTTGGGATAAATGTTGGATGCGGTGATGCTTGCAATGGACGTCAGCAGACGCTCGCACTCTCCACCCATTCATCCCACATCCGCCCAGAGCGTGAATACTCGCTGTCGACAGCAGGGGGCAGAGCTGAAAAGACAAAAATCACACAGATCAGATTCACACGCATGTCACGTATCATCTTCAAAACTAATTGGTAATGCAATAAATGTAAtggaataataataaattaaaaatgttaacattattaatgtatattataCGCAAATTTTATGCAACTAAAATATGATTAATaagattttacaataaaaatacaaacactgcAATGTATAAGTCAAGAATATTATGATGACCACTTAAAAATCTTGTGTTTAGGTTTATTTTAGAATTTGACAAAAAGGATTTTATAGCCCAAATATGGCCTATTTTGTCTTTGCGTGAGCATTGTCTGTCATTTTAGTCATTGCATTGCTAAATTACGATCTAAAATCTATTATgagtttttaaaatcaaatttcatattaattttttattgtcaagtttactaacaaaaacatcaacacatGATTTGGTGACTGAAGTAAGGCTGTAGATATACAATATAAGAGAGTCTCTGAATAAGAGAGCTATCAAAACTTGAGCTTTAcaaataatttgtttgtttttcttctctaTAGTTTTTTAATTTGCTTTGTTGTGTACGCATAATGGCATAAATGTCTTGGATAGTATAAACATGTATGTTTCAtgttgctttaataaaaaaatacgaTTTTATATTCATCAGTTATGCGAACGTCATAAGATACGACTTTCCAATAGGAAGCTTCCAGTGTGACGTCAGCACAAcatcattaatattcatatgcCAAACCTTCCCCCATCCCACTCTCGCATGCGCGTGCGTTGTTTACATGAACGTCACGCTTTCCTCGTACAAACGCCCACTTTATACGCTCAAAAGGTAAACCAgacttttaattgttttatatgCCGTTAAATGCGTTTTCATGAGATATGCAGGCGTAAAAGGATCTCTAGGAATGAGATGACATTATATATGCGAGGTCGAGCATATGCGCATTCGTTGTTTGTGAAGGCAATACCATCTTATATATTCGCGCGCATATGCTACTAAAACTTGTATTAGGTGCTACATAGTTGGTGCATGGTGTGCAATGTTCATTAAATAATTTTCTCGGACAAAAATCGTAGCTTTTCCCAAACAAAACATTGGATTCGTGGCCCCCTCTAGTGGACAAAGTCCACCAGCGCTTTTAAACTACAGTTCTTCAAAAACGATCCACTTCTGTTCATAAAACGTCATgcgcatttgtgtgtttttctcccCACTAGTATTTCATGATGGAGGATCCTGTTGAGATATTCCTACAGGATAAAAGTTGAAAACTCTCTAATGCTGCCAGTGAAAAGCCAGTTGTCACAGCTGCCTCAGGAGCTTTGCTTATGGGGTTTTATGGCCTCTGGACTTTATTTGCACTTCCTGGCTTTCGGAAAGTACCAGTATGTCTCAAGGTACCACGTTTTATTGGCAGGCACATAACTGCCTTTGATTGGGTAAATCGATCATACTGTATTTACAGTTCAAAAACCCCAAGTACTATCTTTTAAGATGGCAACAATCGGATACACTTGGATACAGTGCCTGCTGAGAACAGGGACAAAACCAATAAATCAATTACTGATCTAAGTGAAATTAATATTGTGCAGGTACCTTATTTACCCTCCAGTAGAACACAGACCCAGAATGTTATGAAACTGCTGCATGGGAGAGCGGGAAGCCTGGCAGATCTGGGCTCTGGTGATGGAAGACTGGTAAGCCTTAAACATAAAGACtttgagatttttaaataacttaaaaagaaataaaacataatatatatatttttatgcatttgtttgTATTCGATTGCATGGACAGTGGCATTAACAAagatgtttatatatttacccgcatcgcatttaatatttttaatacatgTAAATCTCTGTGTGCTTTGAGAGATTTACAAATGAAGTTACTCCCATCCGAGCACTTTCTGTTTCAGATGTTTATGATGGCTTTCTACAGATGACTACATTCTCACCACAATACATGGTGAGATGCGTAGCTGCTGGGTAGGGGAGGGACATTATCGCATATCAATTGTAGAGAAAAATCTCcaacaaaatatcaaaagaaCAACATATTTGAAAACAACTGGGCTATTATAACTTTCGCATGAAATATGCGGTATTCTTAAATACCGGGGCCTTGAGATGACTCAtgtaggttatttttatggtttcCATTTTTCACCGTGAATGCGTCTGCCTGTGGCtgcctcttttgtgttccaaaatAGATGCCATTAACACCGTAAGCGGCTCAAGTTAGGttgaaatagaaataaataaataaaatagcacTTTGTCACCCTTTGCAGTCTTGCTGTTAAGATTATTCCTCTTGGTTTCTTTCATACATGGAAACATGCAAAGAATTGGGACACAGTCAGTCTGCTTCACGTCCGGCTGATGTATTACACAAGTCCTGGTTCTCACAGTACAAGTTTGGATGTGTTTTTGTAGGTGTTTGCTGCTACTGTAGTGGGATTCGAGTGCACTGGTTTTGAAATCAATTCTATTCTAAATGGATATGCCAGAGTCAAGGGAATGTGGAAAGGAATACCCCCCAGCACTGCCAGTTTTATAAACCAGGACTATTGGAAGGTAGGTTATTTTCACAGGTGAAGTCTGTCAATTTTGCACCAAATGGCACAGAAAACGGAATGACTGTTGGATGGTAGTCCCACCCACAGTCTTAAACAATTGGAATAACAGTCACAGTGCAATTTTCAGAAAAAAGATCAAGGTTATGAATGATTTAAAAGTGTTAACTATGCACATTATACTACAATAGTAGAAAGTGTTTTAATAATGGAAACACTTCCTGTTGATGATTCAGTTTGAACATTTCCTTTTCACAGGCCGATTTGTCCAAATATAACAATGTGACTGTTTTCTTGG
Above is a genomic segment from Triplophysa rosa linkage group LG17, Trosa_1v2, whole genome shotgun sequence containing:
- the rab3c gene encoding ras-related protein Rab-3C produces the protein MDLYGKMATQDNKQKENADQNFDYMFKLLIIGNSSVGKTSFLFRYADDTFTSAFVSTVGIDFKVKTAYKNDKQIKLQIWDTAGQERYRTITTAYYRGAMGFILMYDITNEESFAAVQDWATQIKTYSWDNAQVILAGNKCDMEEERIVSVDNGRLLAEQLGFDFFETSAKDNINVKQTFERLVDIICDKMSDTLEADPSVATGAPTTRLTDNPMPPQQSDCGC
- the si:dkey-190g11.3 gene encoding ATP synthase subunit C lysine N-methyltransferase isoform X1, producing MGFYGLWTLFALPGFRKVPVCLKVPYLPSSRTQTQNVMKLLHGRAGSLADLGSGDGRLVFAATVVGFECTGFEINSILNGYARVKGMWKGIPPSTASFINQDYWKADLSKYNNVTVFLAPGVMEVLGRKLEMELPDEARVIACRFPFPDWTPAAIEGEGLDQTWAYDMRTVRKLSSQPATK
- the si:dkey-190g11.3 gene encoding ATP synthase subunit C lysine N-methyltransferase isoform X2, encoding MTTFSPQYMVFAATVVGFECTGFEINSILNGYARVKGMWKGIPPSTASFINQDYWKADLSKYNNVTVFLAPGVMEVLGRKLEMELPDEARVIACRFPFPDWTPAAIEGEGLDQTWAYDMRTVRKLSSQPATK